A window of Metabacillus sp. B2-18 contains these coding sequences:
- a CDS encoding TRAP transporter substrate-binding protein, translating to MRKQSQFKLYIVGFVVLCLGMLAACSSDSTSGESSSGESSSSEETIQLRLSHVVAEDHASNLALLEFEKAIEAKTDGRIDVEIFPNGQLYGSDREAVEAVQLGNIEMTTIATPTLSSFSSKFMVIDLPFIFKSDEAAHNAMDGELGQTLNDELPAINLVGLGYGENGFRHLVNNKRQIETPEDLDGLKMRVMENKLYQDTFNLLGANASPLAFGELYSALQQGTYDAMDNPISLIYASKFYEVQDYLTLSGHVYAPVITVMNKEVLEGMPEDLQTILLEEAKKMSQNQREITHQQDEEMLEKLKEQGMKVNELTDEQKDTFVKNVQPIYEEYVDEIGQDLIDLAKSYNE from the coding sequence ATGAGAAAACAATCACAATTTAAGTTGTACATTGTCGGTTTCGTGGTTCTATGTTTAGGAATGCTAGCAGCTTGCTCGAGTGATAGCACAAGTGGTGAATCATCTAGTGGAGAAAGTTCTTCATCCGAAGAAACAATACAGTTAAGACTTTCTCATGTTGTTGCAGAAGACCATGCTTCTAATCTAGCTTTACTAGAGTTTGAAAAGGCAATTGAAGCAAAAACAGATGGAAGAATTGATGTTGAAATCTTTCCGAATGGCCAGCTATACGGGTCAGATCGAGAAGCGGTCGAAGCTGTTCAATTAGGAAATATTGAAATGACGACAATCGCTACTCCAACATTATCTTCTTTTAGTAGTAAGTTTATGGTTATTGATTTACCTTTTATCTTTAAATCGGATGAAGCAGCCCATAATGCCATGGATGGTGAATTAGGGCAAACACTTAACGATGAACTTCCTGCAATTAATTTAGTTGGATTAGGCTATGGTGAAAATGGTTTTAGACATTTAGTTAATAACAAACGACAAATTGAAACACCTGAAGATCTAGATGGATTAAAGATGAGAGTAATGGAAAACAAACTATACCAGGATACTTTTAATTTGTTAGGAGCAAATGCGTCACCGTTAGCTTTCGGTGAATTATACTCAGCTTTACAGCAAGGGACATATGATGCTATGGATAATCCAATTTCATTAATATACGCTTCGAAATTTTATGAAGTTCAAGATTATCTAACATTAAGTGGTCATGTGTATGCTCCTGTTATCACTGTCATGAACAAAGAGGTATTAGAGGGAATGCCGGAGGATTTACAAACCATTCTTTTGGAAGAAGCTAAGAAAATGTCACAGAATCAGCGTGAAATCACACATCAACAAGATGAAGAAATGCTAGAAAAATTAAAGGAACAAGGTATGAAAGTAAATGAGCTAACAGACGAACAAAAAGATACCTTCGTTAAAAACGTACAGCCAATCTATGAGGAATACGTTGACGAAATTGGTCAGGATTTAATTGATTTGGCAAAAAGCTACAATGAGTAA
- a CDS encoding M20/M25/M40 family metallo-hydrolase, with translation MSIDAKMCSFYDTVQKWTSELVAIKSVNGTTGEVDILDKVESLLRSFHYFSERPCMVWTKVMKEDPIGRKNLFALVSGEKGPSNKVVLIHGHTDTVSTEDYGELEDFATKPEELMRKFQQLELSPDVKEDLESGEWYFGRGTVDMKSGVASHLCVLKYLSENPETFAGHILFMANPIEETTHGGIMDALSELQRLKTENNFEYVTAINADFVGPLYPGDTTRYIYLGAVGKLLPSFYIKGKETHVGQPFEGFDPNLVASKLVEKINLNMSLVDEAEGEYTLPPVALKMEDLKNTYNVQTPISSFVYFNYFVHKRTPDEVMIQLQTVATEAFNEVIDYLNEQYSYYSRKNSRQSENLPWTTRVMTYEQLMTKLLSEKGEVVKERIQEILVNNRDNDLRIITRQIVSELLKMDNDQSPVIVIFFSPPYVPHNLVKEQSKIERNLKKVLINTLNDLEVQTGHHFEVKKFFPSLTDSSYLSMDDSKEAINYLKCNFPEMDTLYPVPDDTIRDLNIPSINVGTWGKDAHKMTERVYKPYTFQVLPELTKNLTLNLLSE, from the coding sequence ATGAGTATTGATGCAAAGATGTGTTCCTTTTATGATACTGTTCAGAAATGGACTAGCGAATTAGTGGCTATTAAAAGCGTAAATGGTACTACAGGTGAAGTAGATATTTTGGATAAAGTTGAAAGTTTGTTGAGATCGTTTCATTATTTTAGTGAGAGGCCTTGTATGGTGTGGACTAAAGTAATGAAAGAAGACCCAATTGGGAGAAAAAATTTGTTTGCACTAGTCTCAGGTGAAAAAGGACCTTCTAACAAAGTGGTTCTAATACATGGTCATACAGATACTGTTTCAACAGAAGATTATGGAGAGTTGGAGGATTTCGCAACAAAACCTGAAGAACTAATGAGAAAATTTCAACAACTTGAATTGTCACCCGATGTAAAAGAGGATTTAGAATCGGGAGAATGGTATTTTGGGAGAGGTACTGTTGATATGAAAAGTGGAGTTGCCTCACACTTATGTGTACTAAAATACTTATCTGAAAATCCTGAGACATTTGCAGGGCATATATTGTTTATGGCAAATCCTATTGAAGAAACTACTCATGGTGGAATTATGGACGCTTTAAGTGAATTACAACGTTTAAAAACAGAAAATAATTTTGAATATGTTACAGCTATAAATGCAGACTTTGTTGGTCCACTTTATCCTGGAGATACTACTAGATATATTTATTTAGGAGCAGTTGGTAAATTATTACCCTCATTTTATATTAAAGGAAAAGAAACTCATGTAGGTCAACCATTTGAAGGTTTTGATCCAAATCTAGTTGCTTCAAAATTGGTAGAAAAAATCAATTTAAACATGTCTCTGGTAGATGAAGCTGAAGGTGAATATACACTACCACCGGTTGCTTTAAAAATGGAGGATTTAAAGAATACTTATAATGTGCAAACACCTATTTCTTCCTTCGTTTATTTTAATTATTTTGTTCATAAAAGGACACCAGATGAAGTAATGATACAATTGCAGACAGTTGCAACAGAGGCATTTAATGAAGTAATTGATTACTTAAATGAACAATATAGCTACTATTCTCGTAAAAATAGTAGGCAATCGGAGAATCTCCCTTGGACTACAAGAGTAATGACTTATGAGCAGTTAATGACAAAATTACTAAGTGAAAAAGGAGAAGTTGTAAAAGAGAGAATACAGGAAATCTTAGTTAATAATCGTGATAATGATTTAAGAATAATCACACGTCAAATCGTTAGTGAATTGTTAAAAATGGATAATGATCAATCACCGGTAATTGTTATTTTTTTCAGTCCGCCATATGTGCCACATAATTTAGTAAAAGAGCAAAGCAAGATAGAGAGAAATTTGAAGAAGGTACTTATTAATACCTTGAATGATTTAGAAGTTCAGACAGGACATCATTTTGAAGTTAAGAAGTTTTTTCCGTCTTTAACAGACAGCAGCTATCTTTCAATGGATGATAGTAAAGAAGCCATTAATTACTTAAAATGCAATTTTCCAGAAATGGATACTCTTTATCCTGTACCTGATGACACAATAAGAGATCTGAATATTCCGTCTATTAATGTTGGAACATGGGGGAAGGATGCGCACAAGATGACAGAAAGAGTATATAAACCATATACCTTTCAGGTGTTGCCGGAGTTAACAAAAAATTTAACACTTAATCTTTTAAGTGAATAA
- a CDS encoding aldehyde dehydrogenase family protein, which produces MRYENYINGQWIEPSLGGYVDNLNPHNQKALDQFPASTPEDINLATAAAKEAFTTWSKLSYQQRGEYLLKAADFLSEKVEDIARDLTSEEGKTLPEAIGETNRAIRVLHYYSGEATQSVGDIIPSVNPKTMIYTKRVPIGPVGLITPWNFPIAIPAWKIAPALVYGNTVVIKPSEFTPKSAYHLIDALHQAGVPAGVVNCVFGVGGDIGAELVDSPDIKAISFTGSNKIGNVIKQRATILGKSVQLEMGGKNPLIVLNDANIDKAVAFSIQDGFMSTGQKCTAASRLIVEAGIYDEFCRRLLDQTNSLKVGNPLDEGTYMGPVVSARQYESVLTMIEQGKKEARLLAGGNEINTPDLKEGFYVQPTVFEVDSQSVEIARKEIFGPVVMLLKVNSFDEAVELANDTSYGLSAAIFTNNLTLSQRFVDEVEAGMVHVNSGTVGTEFQAPFGGMKSSSDGPREQGKTSIDFYTKMKTVYMD; this is translated from the coding sequence ATGAGATATGAAAACTACATTAATGGTCAATGGATTGAACCATCATTAGGAGGTTATGTTGATAATCTAAATCCACATAATCAAAAAGCACTAGACCAGTTTCCAGCTAGTACACCAGAAGATATAAATTTAGCAACTGCAGCAGCAAAAGAAGCATTTACAACATGGAGTAAACTATCATATCAACAGCGTGGGGAGTATTTATTAAAAGCTGCAGATTTTTTATCTGAAAAAGTTGAAGACATTGCACGTGATTTAACTAGTGAAGAAGGAAAAACACTACCCGAGGCGATAGGTGAAACTAATAGAGCTATTCGTGTATTACATTATTATTCAGGGGAAGCAACCCAATCGGTGGGAGATATTATCCCATCAGTTAATCCTAAAACGATGATTTATACTAAGCGGGTACCGATAGGACCTGTTGGGCTAATTACACCATGGAATTTTCCTATTGCGATACCAGCTTGGAAAATCGCTCCAGCACTGGTTTATGGTAATACAGTTGTGATAAAACCTTCAGAATTTACGCCGAAATCAGCTTATCACCTTATTGATGCTCTTCATCAAGCAGGAGTACCTGCTGGTGTTGTAAACTGCGTTTTTGGTGTAGGCGGTGATATTGGAGCTGAATTAGTGGATAGTCCAGATATTAAAGCTATTTCTTTTACTGGATCAAATAAGATAGGTAATGTAATTAAACAGAGAGCAACAATTCTTGGAAAGTCAGTGCAATTAGAAATGGGCGGTAAGAATCCGCTTATCGTTCTTAACGACGCAAATATTGATAAAGCAGTTGCCTTTTCCATTCAGGATGGGTTTATGTCTACAGGACAAAAATGTACAGCAGCAAGTCGACTTATTGTGGAAGCTGGAATTTATGATGAGTTCTGTAGAAGATTACTAGATCAAACAAATTCATTAAAAGTTGGAAATCCGTTAGATGAAGGAACTTATATGGGGCCAGTAGTGTCAGCTAGACAATATGAGTCTGTGTTAACAATGATTGAACAGGGGAAAAAAGAAGCCAGACTTCTCGCTGGTGGTAACGAAATAAATACTCCAGATTTAAAAGAGGGGTTTTATGTTCAGCCAACTGTGTTTGAGGTAGATTCCCAATCTGTAGAAATTGCTCGTAAAGAAATATTTGGTCCTGTTGTTATGTTACTTAAGGTTAATAGTTTTGATGAAGCGGTTGAGTTAGCAAACGATACTTCGTACGGGTTAAGTGCTGCCATTTTTACTAATAATCTTACACTGTCTCAACGCTTTGTGGATGAAGTTGAAGCGGGTATGGTACATGTTAATTCTGGAACAGTTGGAACAGAGTTTCAAGCCCCTTTTGGTGGAATGAAAAGCTCTAGTGATGGACCTCGAGAACAGGGAAAAACATCGATTGATTTTTATACAAAAATGAAAACTGTTTATATGGATTAA
- a CDS encoding TRAP transporter large permease: MTIAILFGSLFLFCLLSVPIGIAIGLSTLTTIIFASDNIQLSTIAQKAFTSLDSFPIMAIPFFMLAGILMGKGGVSKRLLDFANSLVGFLVGGLAMVTVLTCMFFAAISGSGPATVAAIGSFMIPAMKEKNYGLGFASAITATAGSIGVIIPPSIPFILFGVIGSVSIGGLFMAGIIPGILIGVVLMVMSYFIVKGKNLNTEGIENRKISLKEVGKTFYEAKWALLTPIIILGGIYGSIFTPTEAAVVTIFYALLIGSFVHKELRWKEIYDAVVETITITGTTLYMIGLSIAFAYLLTVEQIPSTIANFITTTSDNPIIILLMINIFLLIVGAFIDTIAALVILTPILLPVATQIGIDPIHFGVIMVTNLAIGFITPPIGVNLFVASGIGKAPMESIIKSIIPLFLAMVFSLLIISFLPSLSMFLPNLLNK, from the coding sequence TTGACGATTGCAATTCTTTTTGGAAGTCTATTTCTCTTTTGTTTATTAAGTGTCCCAATAGGTATAGCAATAGGGTTATCGACACTTACTACCATTATATTTGCAAGTGATAATATCCAATTATCGACTATTGCCCAAAAAGCCTTTACTTCGTTAGATTCATTTCCAATTATGGCTATTCCATTTTTTATGTTAGCAGGCATATTAATGGGGAAAGGAGGAGTGTCTAAACGTTTACTAGATTTCGCTAATTCACTTGTTGGATTTCTCGTAGGCGGACTGGCAATGGTAACTGTGTTAACGTGTATGTTTTTTGCTGCAATATCAGGATCGGGGCCTGCGACAGTTGCTGCAATCGGATCGTTTATGATTCCTGCAATGAAAGAGAAAAACTATGGGCTTGGTTTTGCTTCGGCAATAACAGCAACTGCAGGTTCAATCGGGGTAATTATACCACCTAGTATTCCATTTATTCTCTTCGGAGTTATAGGTAGCGTATCAATCGGCGGATTGTTCATGGCAGGTATCATTCCAGGAATTCTAATTGGTGTTGTCTTAATGGTGATGTCTTACTTCATCGTAAAGGGTAAGAATTTAAACACTGAAGGAATTGAAAACAGAAAAATTAGTTTAAAAGAAGTGGGGAAAACATTCTATGAAGCGAAGTGGGCACTTCTAACACCAATCATTATATTAGGTGGAATTTATGGAAGTATATTTACCCCTACTGAAGCCGCAGTAGTTACCATTTTTTATGCACTTTTGATAGGAAGCTTTGTTCATAAAGAACTAAGGTGGAAGGAAATATACGATGCTGTTGTTGAGACAATCACTATTACAGGTACCACGCTTTATATGATTGGTTTATCCATTGCTTTTGCATATTTATTAACAGTAGAGCAAATTCCATCTACTATAGCAAACTTTATTACAACAACATCAGACAACCCAATTATTATCTTGTTAATGATAAATATATTTTTGCTTATTGTAGGTGCATTTATTGATACAATTGCAGCTCTTGTTATTTTAACACCAATATTACTTCCCGTAGCTACGCAGATTGGAATCGATCCCATTCATTTTGGGGTGATAATGGTGACAAACTTGGCAATAGGTTTTATTACACCACCAATAGGAGTGAACTTATTTGTCGCTTCTGGAATAGGGAAAGCACCTATGGAAAGCATTATTAAATCAATTATTCCTCTATTCTTAGCAATGGTTTTTAGTCTCCTAATTATAAGTTTTTTGCCAAGTTTATCAATGTTTTTACCAAATCTTTTAAACAAGTAG
- a CDS encoding D-2-hydroxyacid dehydrogenase, which yields MIVVTIDELSAPHVHTIRNLDLSMEIFFESDLLNTDIPLDQVKVLLTYGFDITEELLDKMSSLKWVQVFQTGVEHVPISELEKRNITLTNVRGIYGDSISEYVMGIILYHVRNFSSFIENKKKHIWDRQLLPDEVNNKTISILGAGIIGREVAKKAKAFGMNVLGVNTSGRSQPNFDEMFSLKDMDSAICRADYIVALLPVTSETYQCIGSKQFSKMKQSAYFINVGRGELVDENALIKSLINNEISGAALDVFQQEPLPKHHPLWEVENLIITPHLSGKTIYFYDRCIKIFSHNLHLFKSKKELLYSIDVNKGY from the coding sequence ATGATAGTAGTTACGATTGATGAATTGTCGGCCCCACATGTACATACTATCAGAAATCTTGACTTATCAATGGAAATCTTTTTTGAATCAGATCTATTAAATACAGATATCCCACTTGACCAAGTAAAGGTTTTGTTAACTTATGGTTTTGATATAACAGAAGAATTATTGGATAAAATGAGTTCACTAAAATGGGTTCAAGTGTTTCAAACAGGTGTAGAACATGTTCCTATTTCTGAACTAGAAAAACGTAATATTACGTTGACAAATGTGAGAGGAATATATGGAGATTCTATTTCTGAATATGTCATGGGGATTATTTTGTACCATGTCAGAAATTTTTCTAGTTTTATAGAAAACAAAAAGAAGCATATATGGGATCGTCAGTTACTACCAGATGAGGTGAACAATAAAACAATTTCCATTTTAGGTGCAGGGATAATTGGCAGAGAAGTTGCCAAAAAAGCAAAAGCCTTTGGAATGAATGTGCTAGGTGTAAACACATCTGGTAGAAGCCAACCGAACTTTGATGAAATGTTTTCTTTAAAAGATATGGACTCTGCTATATGTCGAGCTGATTATATAGTTGCACTATTGCCAGTGACAAGTGAAACCTACCAGTGCATAGGTAGTAAGCAGTTTTCGAAAATGAAACAGTCTGCTTATTTTATAAATGTAGGAAGAGGTGAGCTGGTTGATGAAAATGCATTAATAAAAAGTCTAATTAATAATGAAATAAGTGGAGCAGCACTAGATGTATTTCAACAAGAGCCTCTACCAAAGCATCATCCACTGTGGGAAGTTGAAAACTTAATTATTACCCCGCATTTATCAGGGAAAACCATTTATTTCTATGACCGATGTATAAAAATCTTTTCACATAATTTGCATCTTTTTAAGAGTAAGAAAGAATTACTCTATTCTATAGATGTTAATAAGGGATATTAA
- a CDS encoding FadR/GntR family transcriptional regulator: protein MSNLLYMDIVSDIEEKISKGVLKDGNKLPSERELSIQFKVSRTVVREAINVLREKGYVDVQMGRGAFITKPNGTIVTDSLQRVINSTNSKMTDILEVREELELAIIKKAVSKATKSNIDSLKKIFAKMEMKKFNINEFIEEDTNFHMELAKTTQNNIFYVLTSSFLDLTDKALFQVTKYTPFSVHEAQKQHWDIIQAIEMRDEVLAVKTILNHTQMIRDEIKMLQDQKVFLDE from the coding sequence GTGAGTAATTTATTGTACATGGATATCGTTTCAGATATTGAAGAAAAAATTTCAAAAGGGGTACTAAAAGATGGTAATAAATTACCTTCAGAGAGGGAACTTTCAATTCAATTTAAAGTAAGTAGAACTGTTGTAAGGGAGGCGATAAATGTATTAAGAGAGAAAGGATATGTTGATGTACAAATGGGAAGAGGGGCTTTTATTACAAAACCAAATGGGACTATAGTGACAGACTCATTACAGAGAGTGATTAACAGTACAAATTCAAAAATGACAGATATTCTAGAAGTAAGAGAAGAGTTAGAATTAGCTATTATCAAAAAGGCTGTATCAAAAGCAACTAAGTCAAATATAGACTCTCTTAAGAAGATCTTTGCCAAGATGGAAATGAAAAAATTTAATATCAATGAATTTATTGAAGAAGATACAAATTTCCATATGGAATTAGCCAAGACTACCCAAAATAATATTTTTTATGTTTTGACTAGTTCCTTTCTTGATCTAACAGACAAAGCACTTTTTCAAGTAACAAAATATACACCTTTTAGTGTACATGAAGCACAAAAACAACACTGGGATATTATACAAGCAATTGAAATGAGGGATGAAGTATTAGCAGTTAAAACAATATTGAATCATACCCAAATGATCCGTGATGAAATAAAAATGCTTCAAGATCAAAAAGTATTTTTAGATGAGTGA
- a CDS encoding TRAP transporter small permease: MNIKKLINEKIEEWLLVAAFLFMVTLVFVQVIFRYVINDSLGWSEELSRYILIWIAWISASYAVRKNEHIRIEFIKNLFKGIGKKVIEMLVLILWFLMALFLAIEGTQLAMQIKITNQVSPSMGVPMWMLYLATPVGGTLMCIRLIQQAFLIFKTEQKPN; the protein is encoded by the coding sequence ATGAACATAAAAAAACTTATCAATGAAAAGATAGAAGAATGGTTACTTGTCGCAGCTTTTTTGTTTATGGTTACTCTAGTGTTTGTCCAAGTAATTTTTAGATATGTTATTAATGATTCCTTGGGGTGGAGTGAAGAATTATCAAGATATATTCTTATTTGGATTGCTTGGATTAGTGCTAGCTATGCTGTAAGAAAAAATGAGCATATAAGAATTGAATTTATCAAGAACCTTTTTAAAGGCATTGGGAAAAAGGTTATAGAAATGCTTGTTCTGATTTTATGGTTTCTAATGGCATTGTTTTTAGCAATAGAAGGTACACAATTAGCTATGCAAATTAAGATTACAAACCAAGTTAGCCCATCGATGGGGGTGCCAATGTGGATGTTATATTTAGCAACTCCTGTTGGAGGAACTCTGATGTGTATTAGACTCATTCAACAAGCATTCTTAATTTTCAAAACAGAGCAAAAGCCGAACTAG